The sequence below is a genomic window from Halostella salina.
ACGTCCGCTACAAGGAGACCGACCGCGTCAGCGCGATGGCCGAGGAACTCGAAACGCTGGGCGCGTCGGTGACCGAGAAACGGGACGAACTGGTCGTCCACGGCGGCGACTCCGACCTCGTCGGCGCGACCGTCGACGGCCGGGCCGACCACCGGATCGTCATGTCGCTGGCCGTCGCCGGGCTGGTCGCCGACGGCGAGACCACGATCCGCGGCGGCGAGCACGTCGACGTGTCGTTCCCCGGCTTCTTCGACGTGCTGGAGGGGCTCGGTGCGCCGGTGCAGCGGCACGACGAGTGACGACGCCGACGGTGTGTCAGTCGTTACCGCAGGACCGGCAACTACTTTGTCCGCTCTCACGACCCCATCGATATGCTCCGCGAGTCAGTCGAGCGACGGCTCCGGGACGACCACGGCGAGGACGGCTTCCTCTTTCCGGCGTACGAGGACTACTGCTTCGCGAACGTCCCGCACACCGTCGCCTCGCTACTGGGTGCCGACACCGGACGGTCGCTCCCGGCCGATGTCTTCGACGGCGTCGACACCACGGGGATCGACACCGTCGTCGTCGCGCTCGTCGACGGCTTCGGCCTCGACGGCTGGAAGCGCCACCACGGTGACACCGAGTTCCTCGCCCGCATCACCGAGCGCGGCGTCGTGACGCCGCTGACTTCCATCTACCCCTCCGAAACCGCCGCCGCGGTCACGACGTTTCACACCGGCCGTCTCCCCGCCGAACACGGCGTGATCGGCTGGAACGTGTACGAGCCGACGGTCGACGAGGCGTTCGAGGCGCTCCCGTTCCGGACGAAGGCGGGGAACGAGCCGACCGGACTAACCCGCGACGACGTGGCCGACGCCGAGCCGCTGTACCCCGAGCTGGCCGACGCCGGCATCGAGTCGACGCTGGTCGACCCCCACGCCGCCCAGCAGTCGAGCGTCCGGGAGCGCCCCTACGAGAGCCTCGACGAGGTCGGCCCGAAACTCCGTGACGCGGTCGAATCCGCCGATCCGCCGTCGTACGTGTTCACCTACGTCCCACACGTCGACCACGCGGCCCACGCCGAGGGCACCGACTCCGCGACCTACGACGAGACGGTCGCGGCAGTCTGCGAGCAGCTCCAGGCGGGCCTCGTCGACGGACTCGACGGCACGGCGGCGGAGAACACGCTCCTCCTCGTCACCGCCGACCACGGCCACGTCGACACCGACCCCGAGCGCAACGTCGACCTCTCGGCGGTCGACGGCGTCGGTGACTCGCTCCGCCAGCACGCCGACGGCACGCCGATCCGGATCTCGGGGAGTCCGCGGAACGTCCACCTCCAGCTTCGGCCGGACCGCGTGACGGCAGTCCGGGACGACCTGAACGCTACCCTCGACGCCCGCGTGTTCACCCGCGATGCGGCGCTGAACCGCGGCCTGTTCGGCGACGCGGAGGCGTCCGAGACGTTCTGCCGCCGCTGCGGCGACCTCGTGCTCACGCACCGCGATCTGGGCACCTGGTGGGGGGACGCCGAACCCGGCGAACTCGACCTCGTCGGGATGCACGGCGGGCTCCACCCCCACGAGATGCTGGTCCCGTTCGCGGCGGTGCGGCTCGCTGAACTCCACGATGGAGACGCGTGATACCCCTGGTTCGTGTGGGCGACGCGCTCGATCCGTGCCTCCTGCGTCCGCCCGTTCTTGCACGTACTGCAACATTCAAATGCCAGGGGACCCGACCGGCGGACAATGAACGGCAACAGCTTCGGTCGCCTCTTCCAGGTGACCACCTTCGGCGAGAGCCACGGCGAGGCGATGGGCGTCACCGTCAGTGGCTGCCCCGCCGGCCTCGAGCTCTCCGAGGAGGACATCCAAGCGGATCTCGACCGCCGCAAGCCCGGCCAGTCGATGATCTCCACCAGTCGCGGCGAACCCGACGACGTCTCGATCAAGAGCGGCCTGCAGGACGGCTACACGACGGGCACGCCCATCGGGATGGTCATCCAGAACAAGGACGCCCGCTCGGGCAAGTACGAACCGTTCGTCACCGCACCGCGCCCCTCCCACGGCGACTTCACCTACTCCGCGAAGTTCGGCACGCGAAACTGGGGCGGCGGCGGCCGCTCGTCGGCCCGCGAAACCGTCAACTGGGTCGCCGCCGGCGCGATCGCAAAGAAACTGCTCGCCCGCGAGGGCGTCGAACTCAAGGCCCACGTCAACCAGATCGGCGACATCGAGGCCCCCGAGGTCTCCTTCGAGCAGATCAAGGACCACTCCGAGGAGAACGACGTGCGCTGTGCCCATCCAGAGACCGCCGAGCGGATGCAGGAGCGCATCGAGGCGTATCAGGAGGAAGGCGACTCCATCGGCGGCAGCATCTACTTCGAGG
It includes:
- a CDS encoding alkaline phosphatase family protein; protein product: MLRESVERRLRDDHGEDGFLFPAYEDYCFANVPHTVASLLGADTGRSLPADVFDGVDTTGIDTVVVALVDGFGLDGWKRHHGDTEFLARITERGVVTPLTSIYPSETAAAVTTFHTGRLPAEHGVIGWNVYEPTVDEAFEALPFRTKAGNEPTGLTRDDVADAEPLYPELADAGIESTLVDPHAAQQSSVRERPYESLDEVGPKLRDAVESADPPSYVFTYVPHVDHAAHAEGTDSATYDETVAAVCEQLQAGLVDGLDGTAAENTLLLVTADHGHVDTDPERNVDLSAVDGVGDSLRQHADGTPIRISGSPRNVHLQLRPDRVTAVRDDLNATLDARVFTRDAALNRGLFGDAEASETFCRRCGDLVLTHRDLGTWWGDAEPGELDLVGMHGGLHPHEMLVPFAAVRLAELHDGDA
- the aroC gene encoding chorismate synthase, with amino-acid sequence MNGNSFGRLFQVTTFGESHGEAMGVTVSGCPAGLELSEEDIQADLDRRKPGQSMISTSRGEPDDVSIKSGLQDGYTTGTPIGMVIQNKDARSGKYEPFVTAPRPSHGDFTYSAKFGTRNWGGGGRSSARETVNWVAAGAIAKKLLAREGVELKAHVNQIGDIEAPEVSFEQIKDHSEENDVRCAHPETAERMQERIEAYQEEGDSIGGSIYFEARGVPRGLGAPRFDSIEARLGQAMLSVPATTAFEFGLGREAREYTGYERNDHWEFGEDDEPVPAENDHGGLQGGITTGEPIYGEVTLHAPTSIPKSQHTVDWETGEEKEEQVIGRHDPVLPPRGVPVVEAMLALTLVDFMLLGGRINPDRVDGDVGEYDTDYHPSSPRNE